The Clostridium sp. DL-VIII DNA window ATCAATACTATTATCTTTTGGTGGCGTTGTTGAACTACCTGTGTTACCGCTACTACTATTTCCAGTATTGCTGTTTGAACCATTTTGTACTGGAGCATCTGGCTGTACTTCTATAATAGTATTATTTTTTTCAGGTTTAATAGTATTATCCTTATCTCCTTTTACAGAGTCTACATTTGATTCCGTATTATCAGAAGCTGCATCTAAATTTGGTCTTTCTATCACTTGCTTGTCACTATTGACTTCTGGATTAACATTTGGATCTTGAGTATTATTTTTTTGATCTTCTGAATTCCATTGTTGATCTTCAGCGTTATCTCGTATACTTGCAGTAATTTCCTTAACTGGTGCTTTATCAATATTGTTCTTTATACCTTGATCTTCAACTTTAAGAGCCGCCTCATATCTGCCTAAACTTATGTTTTTTGTTTTTGCTTCATCAACTGCTTCTTTATCACCTTTAACATAGACTACATCCTGTTCATCGAAAGTTGAATCAATTGTACCTATAAGATCATCTTCATATTTACTATTGTCTTCATTATTAACAAAAGCATAACCAACTAGTACATCTTTATTAGTTTTCAAATAATTCTGTTCTTCAAGTTTATCCTTTATTTTTTGCATTCCACTCTCAAGAGAAATATTCTTAATATCGCTGAAATTAATATTTTTTCCATCATCATTAACGCCCTCTACCTTAATGATGTTAAGCTTGTTATCCGCTTCAATTTGTATACTAGGATTAATATCCAAGCTAACAACTGCATATGCTTCCTGGGGTTTCATCGTATGAAAGAAGGTGAATACAATTAAAAATACTGCTGCAATTGATCCTAATGTTTTTATAAAATTATTATATCTATGCCTATTACTAGTACTATTTATAATATCGTCCTCGAAATAAAATATTTTTTGTCCGATTTTCATGTTTTCTTTAAAAATTATTTTGTCCATTACACCATGGTCATTTAAAGCAATAGCATAATTTTTCTTTACCTCCATTATTATTCCCTTATTCATTTTTTCACCTACTTCCTTATCCAATTCCTTAAAGCATTGAGTCTTTTATCAATTATTATTACTACAGAAATTATAAATTTCTTACTTCTTTTTATTACCTTTTCTGTTACAGAAAATTTCAGAACGATTCTCTTTATTGGCAATCGTTTTTTTAGATACATAAAAGAAGTAAATTCTTCTTCCTTACTTATCTCTTCTGATAAGATAATTGCATTTTTCCTCGTTGCTTGTTGCTTAGGAGCTTCATTAACTAAGTCTTCAAACGTAAATCCAAATGAACTTATTTCAGTTTTTAGTTTATTGATCTCTTCTATAAGGATACTATTATCCTCTTTAGGTTCAAAATATTCATCTTTAATGTCTAAACCCTTATCCACTAATTCATCTAACGATGAATGCTGATGTCTATTTTCACCCTTTAAATAATTCTTGATTCTACTTCCTATAACGAGCTTTGCATAAGATAGAAAATGTCCCTTCTCATTATCATATCTTTCAATTGCCTCGTGGAAACCAAGCAGACCAACACTTAATTCCTCATCATTTTCACATGATACATATCTTCCTGTAACATCCGAAATGCTTTTTATTATAAAAGGCATATGCTTTTTAATAAGTTCATTTACATCTGTGTTCTTATCAACATTTAAATCTACTAAAACACATTCGAGCATATCTACGCTCCCTTCTCCGGTCATTAATATATACAATATAAATTATATTTTTTGGTACTTTTTATTGAATAAAAGAAAGACTTTATTATATAGTCTAAATTTAACAACTTTATTTAATATAAATGAACAATTAGAATATTTAGTTTGTCCATAAAATTAAACCTTGCAAATAACTATATTCACCTTAGTCTTATAAATAATTTATAAATTATAAAATCCATATATTTTCAAACCTTATTTAAAATATATATGTTGCAATAATAAATTTACATTTGGAAGGCTTATAGGCTAAGTAAATATCTAGATGTAAAATGCATAAAACTAATTGCAATATATATATTTTAATTATAATATTTAACTATAAAAACTTCTATTTAATATTATATCATGTATTAGCTTATTTTTAATTAAAATGATAAATTTTCACATATCACAATTATATTCCATATTAGATTTATAATATGATTAATATGAATATCTTTATCTGAAGATATATCGTATTTTTTAATTGATTATCCAGAATTTTATAACTATGAATATAACAAAAGGAGCTTAGAGACCGGCGAAGGACACTCTAAGCTCCACATTAGCACTTTACGTACCAACTGCTTTTTTAGTATAGCATAATTCTTTTATTATATCAATCAAATTCTTTATAAATCATTCTAGATAAACTATTCCAAAATTTGATTTATTACTTGCCATTCGTCACTCGTAACTCTTTTAACATGTTCCTCCACTACTACCATTATTGTTTCCACCGCAAGCATTCACATTGTTGGAATTAGGCTGTACATTTTTTTGAGAATATTTTTTGATATAATCAATAAACCTTGTCTGTAATTTATTTAATCCACTCAAATATTCAATATTATCTGGCTCCAATTGTGTAGCTTTTGTCAAATAATTCAATCCACTTTCATACCAGCCTTTTTGAACTAGTACAAACCCTTTAAGGTAATTCCATTCTGCAGAATTAGTATTATTTAATATATTTAATTTTGTTTCTGCATCTAAAAAATTATTACTATCAATCAATGCTCTGATTTCTTTATATAGTTCCTCATTAATAATTAAATCATACGCTGTTCTAAGTGTTTGAATTTTTTGTTCTGACGTATTATCTTGATTGTGAGCATATTCTTCAATAACTTCTTTGAATTTACTTTTTATCTCTTCTTCAGAAGCGGTTCTTTCTATTCCTAAAGCTTCATATGGATCCACCCTAATACACCTCTTAATATTAAACTTTTATTTCACTATTAAATATATTTATAAAAGTTATTAATATTCTTAGGTTTTGCGGCTTTTCATGAGTTCTTTATGAAATTTAACCTTTCTATATAAAATACTTTTTTAAAATTACTGACCGTATACTCTCATATTTTATATATGAAGGTAGTTCTCTTTTTATAATATTTATTTTGTCATATCCGTTTTTCTCACAAGCATTTATAATCAATGCTTCATCTTCTTTATTATAAAATTCATCTAAATCAATGGTAAAAATATTTTCACCATATTCTTTTATATAATCAGTTACGTATCCCAGAATAGTTGAAATTGAAAGCTCTATCTTTTCTGATACGTCATGAATACTTATCTTTTCTTTAAGCATATCTATAGCTATTTGATTACTTTCTCTTGTTTCCCCATCTAATATGACTTTTCTTCTTTTTCTCTCTACCCAATGAATTTCTTTATTATTTTCTAATAAATATTCATTTACTGCTCTTATAAGTCTTTCACCATATTCACTTATTTTCTTAGGTCCCATTCCACTTATATCCTTTAGTTTTTCTAATGTGTCCGGGTATCTTCCACTTATTTCTTTTAATGTATTC harbors:
- a CDS encoding anti-sigma factor domain-containing protein; translated protein: MNKGIIMEVKKNYAIALNDHGVMDKIIFKENMKIGQKIFYFEDDIINSTSNRHRYNNFIKTLGSIAAVFLIVFTFFHTMKPQEAYAVVSLDINPSIQIEADNKLNIIKVEGVNDDGKNINFSDIKNISLESGMQKIKDKLEEQNYLKTNKDVLVGYAFVNNEDNSKYEDDLIGTIDSTFDEQDVVYVKGDKEAVDEAKTKNISLGRYEAALKVEDQGIKNNIDKAPVKEITASIRDNAEDQQWNSEDQKNNTQDPNVNPEVNSDKQVIERPNLDAASDNTESNVDSVKGDKDNTIKPEKNNTIIEVQPDAPVQNGSNSNTGNSSSGNTGSSTTPPKDNSIDVLPNNGTTPNSTTSGKNENASGQVITQDQSKK
- the sigI gene encoding RNA polymerase sigma factor SigI translates to MLECVLVDLNVDKNTDVNELIKKHMPFIIKSISDVTGRYVSCENDEELSVGLLGFHEAIERYDNEKGHFLSYAKLVIGSRIKNYLKGENRHQHSSLDELVDKGLDIKDEYFEPKEDNSILIEEINKLKTEISSFGFTFEDLVNEAPKQQATRKNAIILSEEISKEEEFTSFMYLKKRLPIKRIVLKFSVTEKVIKRSKKFIISVVIIIDKRLNALRNWIRK
- a CDS encoding DnaJ domain-containing protein produces the protein MDPYEALGIERTASEEEIKSKFKEVIEEYAHNQDNTSEQKIQTLRTAYDLIINEELYKEIRALIDSNNFLDAETKLNILNNTNSAEWNYLKGFVLVQKGWYESGLNYLTKATQLEPDNIEYLSGLNKLQTRFIDYIKKYSQKNVQPNSNNVNACGGNNNGSSGGTC